Proteins from one Loktanella sp. M215 genomic window:
- a CDS encoding inositol monophosphatase family protein, whose translation MTELTGDADVDHNLKADLIRVAHLVADAARPETLRLFRSAGLLADDKGQGHFDPVTAADRAAEAAMRAVIARERPDDGILGEEMGVTAGTSGLTWVLDPIDGTRGFLCGTPTWGVLVSVADATGPLFGLIDQPFIGERFIGGFGQSEVRGPHGTHPLATRPSRPLDQAIVLTTFPEVGTAIEGRAFHAVASQMKLTRYGMDCYGYALLATGQVDLVIEAGLQPYDVHAPICVVQAAGGIVSNWQGGAAHHGGRVIAAANRDIHAVALSILQEVIDG comes from the coding sequence CCGCGTGGCGCATCTTGTAGCGGATGCGGCACGGCCGGAAACCCTGCGCCTGTTTCGCAGCGCAGGGCTGCTGGCGGATGACAAGGGGCAGGGTCATTTCGACCCTGTCACCGCCGCCGACCGCGCGGCAGAGGCGGCGATGCGCGCGGTGATCGCGCGCGAGCGGCCCGACGACGGCATCCTGGGCGAAGAGATGGGCGTCACCGCCGGCACCAGCGGCCTGACATGGGTGCTGGATCCCATCGACGGCACCCGCGGATTCCTGTGTGGCACGCCGACCTGGGGCGTGCTGGTCTCGGTTGCCGATGCGACGGGGCCACTCTTCGGCCTGATCGACCAGCCCTTCATCGGGGAACGCTTCATCGGCGGCTTTGGCCAGTCAGAGGTGCGCGGTCCCCACGGCACCCATCCTCTGGCGACCCGCCCCAGCCGTCCGCTGGATCAGGCCATCGTGCTGACCACTTTTCCAGAGGTCGGCACCGCGATCGAAGGCCGGGCGTTTCACGCCGTGGCGTCGCAGATGAAACTGACGCGTTACGGCATGGATTGCTATGGCTACGCGCTACTGGCCACCGGTCAGGTCGATCTGGTGATCGAGGCGGGCCTGCAACCCTACGATGTCCACGCACCGATCTGCGTCGTGCAGGCTGCGGGGGGGATCGTGTCGAACTGGCAGGGCGGGGCCGCGCACCACGGCGGGCGCGTGATCGCCGCCGCGAACCGCGACATCCACGCCGTCGCGCTGTCGATCCTGCAAGAGGTCATTGATGGCTGA